The Kaistella daneshvariae genomic sequence TTTTTCGCCCAAACGCGGCACTTTTTTCAGTTCTTTCCGCTCTTTGAAAGCGCCATTTTCTGCACGGTATTTTACTATATTTTCCGCCATTTTTTCACCGATTCCCGAAACGTAACTCAATAAAGATTTGCTCGCGGTGTTCAAATTAATGCCGACAGAATTCACGCATTTCATCACCGTGGAATCGAGTTCATTTTTGAGTTGCGTTTGATCCACATCATGCTGATATTGTCCTACGCCAATTGATTTTGCATCAATTTTCACTAATTCCGCCAAAGGATCCGAAAGTCTTCGACCAATCGAAATCGCGCCGCGCACCGTCACATCAAAACTTGGAAACTCTTCCCGCGCAATTTTACTTGCAGAATAAACCGAGGCGCCCGCTTCAGAAACCACAAAAACCTGCGGCGGTTTTTCGAAGGCAATTTTTTTAATGAAAAATTCAGTTTCGCGACTCCCGGTGCCGTTTCCAATCGAAATCGCGTCGATATTAAAGGAGTTCACCAGCGACCGGATTTTTTTCATCGCCATGCCGCTTTCATTTTGCGGCGCGTGCGGATAAATGGTTTCGTTGTGCAGCAAATCTCCCTTTTCATCGAGGCACACCACTTTACAGCCGCTTTTAAAGCCCGGATCTATGGCCAAAATCCGTTTTTCGCCCAAAGGCGGAGCAAGCAAAAGCTGACGCAGATTTTCCGAGAAAATGGCGATTGCTTTTTGGTCGGCTTTTTCTTTGGCTTCCTGGAGAATTTCGTTTGAAATTGCAGGTTCCAGCAATCTCTTGTAGCTGTCTTTTATGGCCAATGAAATTTGGTCGGCGCATTCGTTATTCGACGTGATCAGCGCATTTTCAATCAAATCAAGTGCTTCGTCCTTTTCGATGCTGATTTTGGTTTTTACAAAACCTTCACTTTCAGCGCGCAGCATCGCCAGCAAACGGTGCGAAGGAATTTTATGTAAAGCTTCTTCCCAGTCGAAATACTGCGCAAATTTTTGCGCATTTTCGTCGGTTTTTTTGTCTTTCACCACTTGAGAACTGATAAGTGCTTTGCGCTGAAAAAGCCGGCGTAGATTTTTCCGCACAAAGATGTTTTCATTGATCCATTCTGCGATAATGTCGCGCGCGCCCTGCAAAGCTTCTTCTCTGGTTTCAACCTGTGCATTTAAAAATTTCGAAGCGTAAATCCCCAAATCTCTGATATTTTGCTGTGTAATCGTTTTTGCTAAAGGTTCCAATCCTTTTTCTCTGGCAGCATCAGCTTTTGTTTTGCGCTTTTTTTTGAATGGTAAATAAAGGTCTTCCAATTCTGAAATGTCAAAAGTCTGCTCAATTTTTTGTTTTAAATCATTGGTTAAAGCATCTTGTTCGCTGATGGATTTTAAAATGCCTTCCTTACGCTTAACGATTTCTTCAAACTGTTTTTTCAGTTTATAAATTTCTTCAATCTGAACTTCATCCAGGTTGCCGGTTGCATCTTTCCGATAGCGCGAAATAAAAGGAATGGTGCAGTCTTCCGCAAAAAGCTTCAAGGTTGCATCAATATTTTTCCCCGGTAAATTGAGTGTTTTTTTTATAAAATCAGTAGGCGTCATGCGGTAATTTTCAGAGCGCTAAAATAGAAAGAATTAAGGAAGCAAAATAAAAAAAACGCAACCTTTTCTAATGCTGAAATTTGAATTCAGAATTAAAAAAGCTGCGTTTAAATTTTAAAAAAAATGCCTTTTTAGCGGCTATTTTTTTTACCAATGAAGGCAAAAACACTTTGCAAAAATTCGGGATTATTTTCGAAATAAAGCAAATGCCCACCTTTAATTTCCGCCATTTTCTGGTTCGGGAAACGGAATAATTTATAATGTTGCGGCCCCACCGCATGATCTTCAGTTCCTGTAATCACCAAAACCGGAATTTTGATATCGGAACTTAACTTTGTAAAATCTCCAAAATATTCGTTCATCGACCAGACATTGTTTCGGAAACCGTTTTCTTCCGGTCTTTTAGCGTCAATATTATTCAGAATTTCCATGTTTTCCTGGCTGTCTGTGAGCAGTTTATACATCAAACCTTTTTCGCTCAAAACATTCATTGCTTCGGAAAGTGCCGGCATGTACTGGTCATCTTTAATTTCGATTTTTGTTCCGGCAAGCTTATTCGCATACGCAACCTGGCTGAGCACGGAATCGTTCAGATAAAGTGTGGAGTTCACCAAAATTAGGCCTTTCAGATTCTGGCCATATTTTGCTGCGTAACTCGTCGCGATAATTCCACCAAAAGAATGCGCCATTAAATAAACTTTCGGCGAACCCAGCTTTTTGCGGATGTCTTCAATATCTTCCACCATTCGGTTTACGGAATAATCATTGTTCGTGGCGGCAAAAGAACGGCCGCTGCCACGCTGGTCATAATACACCATTTTCAGGCGGCTTTCCAGGTTTTTTCCTTTTAAATTTTCGAAGGAATCGCTCCACATTCCGGGACCGCCGTGAACATAGATGCAAAGGTCTCCGTTACCGGAAATTTTAGTGAAGAGCTTAGTGCTGTCTGAAGTTACGGTAAAAATTCCTGTGCAGATTTTAAATTTTCTGCCTTTTTCTGGCCAAAAAATATTTGACTCAGTACGATGAATAAAATGCTTAAATGTTTGGTTTTCATGGTTAATGAAGGTTTTGCGTAACACGCGGTTATATTAGTTTTTAGTTTTGGTTTTCTCGGGAATGGAGAGGTGTTTTATTTTGTCTTTCAGAAAAATATAATGGTCGTCACCGGTTAAAAACACAATTTTTTTGTTTTTATTTTCGAAAATTATTTTCCTGATATTTTTCAAGATTTCATAGTTTCTTTTGGCGTAGAATTCCGGAATGCGTTGATGAATGCTTCCTTGCAGACTTTCATTGAAACATTGATAAAAATCGCTGGTGAGCTGCGCGTCTTTGCTTTTCAGCAAGTCCCCCAGGCTGTAGGTTTTTAATATCGGAAGTCTTTCCATATTGAAATGTTCGCATTTTGCTTTTTTTGCAGAATAAACGGAATCTTCAGCAAGCGCTTTCTCGTATTTTTTAATCGGTGAAATTTCTTTCCAATAGTTAGCAGGAATGAGCTGATTTTCGATATCGCTTCCCAGCCAGTCGAAACCGAGAATTTTCTTTGCCGGAAACCATTCTTTCATCATCCACATTTCGGACGGATAATTTTTTTTAAGATAGAGCGTGTCCTGAGAAATGTCTTCCGGGCGAATTTCTACCGCGATAATATCAGGGTTGATTTCTATCACCGCTCCTTTAAGATGACGATAATCGTAATTCGCATTGATTTTGTGTATGCAATGCAAAGTTGGCAGCAGGTAAATTTTGCTGTCTGCAGTTTTACAACTCACAAAAAATAAGCTTACAGCAACACAAAGCAGGAAATTTTTAACCATTCAATAGGGCCTTTTTTTAAAAAAGCAAATTTAAAAAAAATAGCCAAATAGCGTTTAATTTTTAGAAATGTGCAAAAGCGGATTCGTTTCCGTAGGGCTGGCAAATTAAATTTTAGAAAGCCAAAATAGAGAAAACCAATGAAATTTGTAAAATTTACGTGGTACCTTTGGTTTGTAAATTTTGGAAAAAACGCCCAAAAAGCACGGAAAAACGCAAAACAAATTCTTATGAATAATTTTAAATACAGAAATCCAACAAAGATCTTGTTTGGTAAAGGACAAATTGAAAATCTGGCCACAGAAATTCCCGAAAATGCTAAAATATTAATGCTTTACGGCGGCGGCAGCATTTATAAAAACGGAGTTTACGATCAGGTAAAAGCTGCGCTTTCCAATTTTGAAGTGCTGGAATTCGGTGGAATTCCTGCAAACCCGGAATACGAAGTTTTATTGAAAGCGCTGCGAGTCATTAAAACCGAAAACATCAACTATCTTTTGGCAGTGGGCGGCGGCTCGGTTATCGACGGTACCAAATTTCTTTCCGCCGCAGCTTTGTACGAAGGTGAAACGCCTTGGGAACTTTTGACCAACAAAAAGCCGGTGACCGAAGGTTTGCCTTTCGCCACGGTTTTAACGCTTCCCGCAACCGGCTCTGAAATGAATTCCGGCTCTGTGATTACACGCGCTGAAACTCAGGAAAAGCTGGCATTTGGTGGTCCGGGACTTTTTCCGGTTTTTTCCGTGCTCGATCCGGAAGTTATCAAATCCATTCCGCAGCGCCAGTTGGCAAACGGTATTGCTGATGCTTTCACACACGTGATGGAGCAATATATGACGTATCCAATTTGTGCTAAACTGCAGGATCGTTTCGCGGAAAGCATTATGCAGACTTTGATTGAAGTTGCGCCGCAGGTGATGGCGGATCCGTCAAATTACGAAGCGGCTTCCAATTTTATGTGGAGCTGTACCATGGCGCTGAACGGCCTCATTCAGCAAGGTGTTCCCGGCGATTGGGCAATTCACTCCATGGGACACGAACTTACCGCGATGTATGGCATTGATCACGCCAGAACTTTAGCGATTTTAGCCGGTAATCATTACCGATATAATTTTGAAACCAAAAAAGAAAAATTAGCGCAATATGCGGAGCGCGTTTGGAATATTACAGATGGAACTTTGGAAGTAAAAGCGCACGCCGGAATCGAGAAAACCGACGAATTTTTCAAGTCTTTAGGAATTGATATTAGACTTTCGGACTACACCAAAGATTATTCTGAAACCGGAAGCACCGTCGCAAAACGCTTTACAAAAAGAGGTTGGGAAGGTTTAGGCGAACATAAATCCCTGAAACCTTCAGACGCGCAGAAAATTATTGAAATGAGTTACTAAATTTTTAAAAACATTAAAAAACACAAATTATGAAAATTTTATTTGTCCTTACATCCCATTCGGAACTTGGAAATACAGGCGAAAAAACTGGTTTTTGGATTGAAGAATTTGCAAGTCCGTATTATTATTTGGTCGATAAAGGAGTGGACGTCGTTTTGGCGTCACCAAATGGCGGTCAGCCGCCTATCGATCCCACAAGCGATAAACCGGAAAACCAAACGGAATCTACAAAAAGGTTTAAAGCGGATAAGGAATTACAGGAAAAACTGAGCAAAACACATAAACTTTCGGAAGTTTCTGCGGACGATTACGACGCGGTTTTCTATCCTGGCGGCCACGGTCCTTTGTGGGATTTGGCGGAAAGCGAAGTTTCATCACAGCTCATAGAGGATTTTTACACTTCCGGAAAACCGGTTTCTTTTGTGTGTCACGCGCCTGGAGCTTTGAAAAATGTTAAAAATGCTGACGGTGAACCTTTGGTAAAAGGAAAAAAAGTCACCGGTTTTACAAATTCCGAAGAAGAATTGGTGAAACTGACCGATGTTGTTCCTTTCCTGGTTGAAGATATGCTGAAAGAAAAAGGCGCGATTTACAGCAAAGCCGGCGATTTTGAAGAATACGCTTTGGAAGACGGTTTGTTGATTACTGGTCAAAATCCGGCGTCTTCAGAAAAAGTTGCTGAAATGTTGCTGGCAAAACTTCAAAAATAATTTCCCTGAAATTCTTATTAATAAAAAATTCCAAAGTGATTTTCGCTTTGGAATTTTTCATTTTATTCGCCGCTTTCCTCGGTTTTTTTTCTCATATTTAAAATATCAACAGGAAACGCTTTGTTCCCATCATACCATTTAATTTCCTGAACGTCAGACGGCAGCGAAAAGCCTTCTCTTATTAAATTTTCTTTTACCAGGCGGATGACTTCGCTTTTTATTTCAAGCACGCCTTTTTTATAATCGATGGTACGCACCCAAAAATAGACGCGAAGATTTACCGTTCCTGATGACAACTCTTCAACAACCGAAAAAGGTTCTTTATCATTAACGTGGTCAGCAATGGATTTTACGGTGTCTACAATCAGCGAAATTGCGCGGGTAATGCTGTCTTCATATGCGATGCCTACAGCAAAATCTACCCGAATTTGTCCGTCGCGCGTGTAATTCATCACCGGTTCTTTCACCACGATGGAATTCGGCAAAAAAACATCTTTTTCATCAAAAGTTTTAATATGAGTTGTCCGAAAATTCAAAGCTTTTACATGACCTGTAAAATCACGGACTTGTATGGTGTCGTTCAAACTGAAAGGCCGGTTGAAAGCCAGGATTAAGCCACCCAGAAAATTTTCAGCAATGTCTTTAAAAGCAAATCCAAAGATAAAAGCAGAAATTCCCGCACCCGCCAGCAAACCTCTCGCCACGCCGCTTAAGCCCACCGCTTGCATGGCCAAAATTACTCCAACGATGATTAGCAAAACTTTCGAGGTTTTGCTGAGGAAATTTACAAAAAGCGGATCATGATCGTCGTTGAGAAACCTTCTTTTAATAAGCGCTGAAAGATATTTTGCGCCGACATAAAAAGCAAATAAAATAAGCAGCGGCAGGGCAATTCGCGGCAATGAAAGCACGAAACTGTTCCAATAACTGATAATCGAGCTTTGCAAACCTATGGTAAAATCGATCGCTTTATTTTTCATAAACGCTTAATTTATTTAAAGATAAAAAAGAATTTTTAATTCGGTTACGATTAAAAATTAAAGCAAAAAAAAGCCGCGTAAAACGCAGCTTTTAATTCGTAAAAATATTTTAATGTCCACTGTGACCATCTGCGCCGTGCGCATGTCCGTGCTGAAGTTCTTCTTCAGTCGCAGGTCTTGTGGATACTATTTCAACATCAAAATGCAAAGTTTTTCCTGCCATCGGATGGTTTAAATCTACCGTTACCGCTTCTGGCGTAACTTCCAAAACCACAGCATTGATGTGATTTCCGTCCGGATCCTGCAACGGCAAAATAGCGCCAACAGGCGGCATACCCGAATCACCGAACATTTCTGCCGGCAACTGCGTGGTAGAATCGGCAATTTTTTCGCCATAACCTTCTTCGGGCGTGATGGTAAATGATCGTTTATCGCCTGCTGATAAGCCTTCCAGCTGCTCTTCGAACTTCGGCAACATCATACCGACGCCGTATAAAAAAACGAAAGGTTGCTCCGCATCTGTTTTTTCGATGAATGATTTTTCGCCGTTTTCTTCAATGGCGTTTAAGGTGTAGTGCAGCGCAACTACGTGATTTTTGTCTACCGTCATGACGTGATTTTTTCCTGTTTTTTAAGAAAATGGACTGAGTTTTACCTGAAACCATTAAATACAAATATAATAATTTCGAGGTTGATAAATTTTCGCTGCTAAAAAGGCAAATTTTTTAAAAATAATAACAACCAAATTTTGGTTTTAATTTTTTCCGTGCTTAAATGGCAAATTTTTCAAAATTGAAAAAATACTGAAATAAACGGTTAAATTTCTATTTCAGTTCCAGCGAAAATTCCTGGTTGATATGCAAAATACCTTCCAAAATATTTTCCGGGTGTTCCGTGAAGCCTTTCAGTTTTGATGATTTGCTTTTCGTCACCAAATCGTGAATTTGTTTTTCGCTGAGTTTTTTACCAAAAACGACGAACGGAATTTTAAATCCGCAACCTTTGAAATCTGAGCAGCCCACAGCAGTTTTTCCTTGTATTAAATTTTTTTCGCGGCATTTTGGACAAATTTCTTCATTCCAGCTAATCGTGTTTATTTTTCGCGGAACGGCTTCTTTTTTCTCCTTTGGCTGAGGTTCTTGGTGGTACGCAATCACTTTTGCTTTTTCATTGATGACGTTTTTCGTTAATGTCGTCACCATTTCAATCAATTCTTTTTTAAACTGATCCGCCTCGTATTCGCCTCGCTCAATTTTTCTGAGTTTTGATTCCCATTCGCCGGTCAACTCCGGACTTTTCAGCAATTCATCATGAATCGTGTCGATGAGTTCCACGCCGGTTGTAGTGGCGAAAATATTTTTCTTTTTCCTTTCGATATATTTCCGGCGAAAAAGGGTTTCGATGATATTCGCGCGAGTCGACGGTCTGCCGATGCCGTTGTTTTTCATCATTTCGCGCAGTTCTTCATCTTCTACATTTTTGCCCGCGGTCTCCATGGCGCGCAGTAAAGTAGCTTCCGTAAAAGCTTTTGGCGGCGTCGTTTTCCCTTGGTGAATTAAAGGTTTATGGGGTCCCGTTTCCCCAATTTTAAATTCCGGAATCGTCTGTTCCTCGTCTTTTTCCTTTTTTTCAATGTCTTCTTTTTTGTCTTTTACGTACACTTCGCGCCAGCCCATTTCCAGAATTTGCCTTCCGCTGGTTTTAAAATTAATGGTGCCCACCTGCCCTTCCACCAAGGTATTCGAAATTTTACATTCCGGATAAAAAACTGCAATAAAACGCTTTGCTACAAGATCATAAATTAGTTTTTCTTCGCGGCTTAAACTTGATGTCGGTGGAATTTCTGTTGGAATGATGGCGTGGTGATCGGTAACTTTTGCATCATCAAAAACAGCTTTTGATTTGGGTAAAGGCTGCGCTAAAAGTGGTGCTGTAAAGCCGCTGTAAAAGTTCATGCTTTCTAGGATCGCAGGAATTTTCGGGTATAAATTTTCCGAAAGGTAAGTGGTGTCCACACGCGGATAGGTCGTATGTTTTTTTTCGTATAAACCTTGAATGTATTTCAACGTATTGTCTGCAGAATATCCGTATTTTTTGTTGGCTTCCACCTGAAGTGAGGTCAGATCAAACAGCCGTGGATTTTTTTCTTTTCCTTCTTTAATTTCAAAAGCGATGATTTCAAAAGGATTTTTTTTGAGGTATTCCAGTCCTTTTTCGGCTTTTTCTTTTGATTTTAAACGATCAATCGCCGCGCTGAAAATCACGTCGCGGTATTTCGTTTTCAGTTCCCAATAATCTTCCGTGTCAAAAGCATTAATTTCCTTTTGGCGCTGCACAATCATCGCCAGAGTCGGCGTTTGCACACGCCCGATTGATAGAACACTTTTATTTCCACCGAATTTTCGGGTAAATAATCTGGTCGCATTAATTCCCAAAAGCCAGTCGCCAATAGCGCGCGCATTTCCGGCGAGGTAAAGATTTTCGTAATCTTGAGCAGGCTTCAGGGCAGCAAAACCTTCACGAATCGCTTCTTCCGTCAGAGAAGAAATCCAGAGTCTTTTCACCGGTTTTTTACATTTTGCTTTGTGCAAAACCCAGCGCTGAATCACTTCACCTTCCTGGCCGGCATCACCACAATTAATGACTTCCGAACATTCAGCGACCAACTTTTCAATGGTTCGAAACTGTTTTTCAACGCCCGCATTTTCGATAAGTTTAATTCCGAAAGGTTCGGGAATAATGGGCAGAAAAATGAGATTCCAGGATTTTAGGTGCGGGCCGTAATCGTGCGGTTCTTTCAGTGTACAAAGATGCCCGAACGTCCACGTCACCCAATAGCCGTTTCCTTCGAAATAACCTTGTTTGGGCATATCTGCACCCAAAACTTTGGCAATATCCCGGGCAACACTGGGCTTTTCAGCAATACAT encodes the following:
- a CDS encoding Tex family protein yields the protein MTPTDFIKKTLNLPGKNIDATLKLFAEDCTIPFISRYRKDATGNLDEVQIEEIYKLKKQFEEIVKRKEGILKSISEQDALTNDLKQKIEQTFDISELEDLYLPFKKKRKTKADAAREKGLEPLAKTITQQNIRDLGIYASKFLNAQVETREEALQGARDIIAEWINENIFVRKNLRRLFQRKALISSQVVKDKKTDENAQKFAQYFDWEEALHKIPSHRLLAMLRAESEGFVKTKISIEKDEALDLIENALITSNNECADQISLAIKDSYKRLLEPAISNEILQEAKEKADQKAIAIFSENLRQLLLAPPLGEKRILAIDPGFKSGCKVVCLDEKGDLLHNETIYPHAPQNESGMAMKKIRSLVNSFNIDAISIGNGTGSRETEFFIKKIAFEKPPQVFVVSEAGASVYSASKIAREEFPSFDVTVRGAISIGRRLSDPLAELVKIDAKSIGVGQYQHDVDQTQLKNELDSTVMKCVNSVGINLNTASKSLLSYVSGIGEKMAENIVKYRAENGAFKERKELKKVPRLGEKAYQQAAAFIRISNGKNPLDNSAVHPEAYAIVEKMAKDLGLKTEDLIANNEKIHSIKAENYITETVGIIGVKDILKELEKPGLDPRKTAKIFEFDATVKSIKDLKPGMILPGIVNNITAFGCFVDVGIKESGLVHISQLKEGFVSDVNEVVKLHQQVQVKVTEVDEARKRIQLTMIF
- a CDS encoding mechanosensitive ion channel family protein gives rise to the protein MKNKAIDFTIGLQSSIISYWNSFVLSLPRIALPLLILFAFYVGAKYLSALIKRRFLNDDHDPLFVNFLSKTSKVLLIIVGVILAMQAVGLSGVARGLLAGAGISAFIFGFAFKDIAENFLGGLILAFNRPFSLNDTIQVRDFTGHVKALNFRTTHIKTFDEKDVFLPNSIVVKEPVMNYTRDGQIRVDFAVGIAYEDSITRAISLIVDTVKSIADHVNDKEPFSVVEELSSGTVNLRVYFWVRTIDYKKGVLEIKSEVIRLVKENLIREGFSLPSDVQEIKWYDGNKAFPVDILNMRKKTEESGE
- a CDS encoding iron-containing alcohol dehydrogenase, which encodes MNNFKYRNPTKILFGKGQIENLATEIPENAKILMLYGGGSIYKNGVYDQVKAALSNFEVLEFGGIPANPEYEVLLKALRVIKTENINYLLAVGGGSVIDGTKFLSAAALYEGETPWELLTNKKPVTEGLPFATVLTLPATGSEMNSGSVITRAETQEKLAFGGPGLFPVFSVLDPEVIKSIPQRQLANGIADAFTHVMEQYMTYPICAKLQDRFAESIMQTLIEVAPQVMADPSNYEAASNFMWSCTMALNGLIQQGVPGDWAIHSMGHELTAMYGIDHARTLAILAGNHYRYNFETKKEKLAQYAERVWNITDGTLEVKAHAGIEKTDEFFKSLGIDIRLSDYTKDYSETGSTVAKRFTKRGWEGLGEHKSLKPSDAQKIIEMSY
- a CDS encoding type IA DNA topoisomerase, which gives rise to MKLCIAEKPSVARDIAKVLGADMPKQGYFEGNGYWVTWTFGHLCTLKEPHDYGPHLKSWNLIFLPIIPEPFGIKLIENAGVEKQFRTIEKLVAECSEVINCGDAGQEGEVIQRWVLHKAKCKKPVKRLWISSLTEEAIREGFAALKPAQDYENLYLAGNARAIGDWLLGINATRLFTRKFGGNKSVLSIGRVQTPTLAMIVQRQKEINAFDTEDYWELKTKYRDVIFSAAIDRLKSKEKAEKGLEYLKKNPFEIIAFEIKEGKEKNPRLFDLTSLQVEANKKYGYSADNTLKYIQGLYEKKHTTYPRVDTTYLSENLYPKIPAILESMNFYSGFTAPLLAQPLPKSKAVFDDAKVTDHHAIIPTEIPPTSSLSREEKLIYDLVAKRFIAVFYPECKISNTLVEGQVGTINFKTSGRQILEMGWREVYVKDKKEDIEKKEKDEEQTIPEFKIGETGPHKPLIHQGKTTPPKAFTEATLLRAMETAGKNVEDEELREMMKNNGIGRPSTRANIIETLFRRKYIERKKKNIFATTTGVELIDTIHDELLKSPELTGEWESKLRKIERGEYEADQFKKELIEMVTTLTKNVINEKAKVIAYHQEPQPKEKKEAVPRKINTISWNEEICPKCREKNLIQGKTAVGCSDFKGCGFKIPFVVFGKKLSEKQIHDLVTKSKSSKLKGFTEHPENILEGILHINQEFSLELK
- a CDS encoding FKBP-type peptidyl-prolyl cis-trans isomerase is translated as MTVDKNHVVALHYTLNAIEENGEKSFIEKTDAEQPFVFLYGVGMMLPKFEEQLEGLSAGDKRSFTITPEEGYGEKIADSTTQLPAEMFGDSGMPPVGAILPLQDPDGNHINAVVLEVTPEAVTVDLNHPMAGKTLHFDVEIVSTRPATEEELQHGHAHGADGHSGH
- a CDS encoding alpha/beta fold hydrolase — its product is MLRKTFINHENQTFKHFIHRTESNIFWPEKGRKFKICTGIFTVTSDSTKLFTKISGNGDLCIYVHGGPGMWSDSFENLKGKNLESRLKMVYYDQRGSGRSFAATNNDYSVNRMVEDIEDIRKKLGSPKVYLMAHSFGGIIATSYAAKYGQNLKGLILVNSTLYLNDSVLSQVAYANKLAGTKIEIKDDQYMPALSEAMNVLSEKGLMYKLLTDSQENMEILNNIDAKRPEENGFRNNVWSMNEYFGDFTKLSSDIKIPVLVITGTEDHAVGPQHYKLFRFPNQKMAEIKGGHLLYFENNPEFLQSVFAFIGKKNSR
- a CDS encoding type 1 glutamine amidotransferase domain-containing protein, with the protein product MKILFVLTSHSELGNTGEKTGFWIEEFASPYYYLVDKGVDVVLASPNGGQPPIDPTSDKPENQTESTKRFKADKELQEKLSKTHKLSEVSADDYDAVFYPGGHGPLWDLAESEVSSQLIEDFYTSGKPVSFVCHAPGALKNVKNADGEPLVKGKKVTGFTNSEEELVKLTDVVPFLVEDMLKEKGAIYSKAGDFEEYALEDGLLITGQNPASSEKVAEMLLAKLQK